A window from Urocitellus parryii isolate mUroPar1 chromosome 1, mUroPar1.hap1, whole genome shotgun sequence encodes these proteins:
- the Evx2 gene encoding homeobox even-skipped homolog protein 2: protein MMERIRKEMILMERGLHSPTASKRFSNLSDSAGSAVLEALENSQHPARLSPRLPSAPLHGALGDLPAKGKFEIDTLFNLQHPGSESTVSSEIASATESRKKPSHYSEAAAEADMSSDVEVGCSALRSPSGLGAAPLKENNGKGYTESGSAAGTTTSASGSGLGSLHGGGGGGSSGGGAALGGSGSGADQVRRYRTAFTREQIARLEKEFYRENYVSRPRRCELAAALNLPETTIKVWFQNRRMKDKRQRLAMSWPHPADPSFYTYMMTHAAATGSLPYPFHSHVPLHYYPHVGVTAAAAAAAASGAAAAASSPFATSIRPLDTFRALSHPYSRPELLCSFRHPGLYQAPAAAAGLNSAASAAAAAAAAAAAASSAAAAGAPPSGGSAPCSCLSCHSSQSAAAAAAAAAAALGSRSGGGGGGGGAGAAGGSDFGCSAGAPRSESGFLPYSAAVLSKTAVSPPDQRDEAPLTR from the exons ATGatggaaagaataagaaaagagatGATTCTGATGGAGAGAGGGCTCCACAGCCCTACCGCCAGCAAGAGGTTCTCCAATTTGTCCGACTCCGCTGGCAGTGCTGTGCTGGAGGCCCTGGAAAATTCGCAGCACCCAGCTCGCCTCAGTCCGCGCCTACCTTCCGCCCCCCTACACGGCGCTCTGGGAGACCTCCCCGCCAAGGGCAAATTCGAAATAGACACTTTGTTCAACCTGCAGCACCCGGGCAGCGAAAGCACCGTCTCCTCCGAAATCGCCTCCGCTACCGAGAGCCGCAAGAAGCCGAGCCATTATTCAGAGGCGGCCGCCGAGGCCGACATGAGCAGCGACGTGGAGGTGGGCTGTTCGGCGCTCCGTTCCCCCAGCGGCCTCGGCGCTGCGCCGCTCAAGGAAAACAATGGCAAAG GGTACACGGAGAGCGGCTCGGCGGCTGGAACCACGACGTCAGCGTCGGGCTCGGGCCTCGGCAGCCTGCATGGAGGCGGCGGCGGGGGCAGCAGCGGCGGGGGTGCGGCGTTGGGCGGCTCTGGCTCTGGCGCAGATCAGGTGCGGCGCTACCGAACTGCGTTCACCCGGGAGCAGATCGCGCGCCTGGAGAAAGAATTCTACCGAGAGAACTATGTGTCGCGGCCCCGCCGGTGCGAGCTGGCCGCTGCGCTCAACCTGCCCGAAACCACCATCAAG GTGTGGTTCCAGAACCGGCGCATGAAGGACAAGCGGCAGCGTCTGGCCATGTCGTGGCCGCACCCAGCCGACCCCAGCTTCTACACCTACATGATGACGCATGCGGCCGCCACCGGAAGCCTGCCCTACCCTTTCCACTCGCACGTGCCGCTGCACTACTACCCACACGTGGGAGTCACGGCGGCAGCAGCTGCGGCCGCAGCTTCTGGTGCAGCGGCCGCAGCTTCGTCGCCCTTTGCTACTTCCATCCGTCCACTGGACACCTTCCGCGCCCTCTCTCATCCCTACTCCCGGCCGGAGCTGCTGTGCAGCTTCCGCCACCCGGGTCTCTACCAGGCGCCCGCGGCCGCTGCGGGGCTTAACAGTGCTGCCTCCGCCGCTGCAGCTGCAGCAGCTGCAGCGGCTGCGGCCTCCTCGGCGGCTGCGGCCGGGGCGCCCCCCAGCGGCGGCTCTGCGCCCTGCTCATGCCTCAGTTGCCACAGCAGTCAGTCCGCTGCAGCGGCTGCAGCTGCAGCCGCCGCAGCCCTGGGCTCTCGAAGTGgaggtggcggcggcggcggtggcgctgGGGCCGCGGGGGGCTCGGACTTCGGCTGCAGCGCCGGGGCGCCGCGCTCCGAGAGCGGCTTCTTACCCTATTCTGCGGCAGTGCTTAGCAAGACCGCCGTGAGCCCGCCAGACCAGAGGGACGAGGCGCCGCTCACCAGATAA
- the Hoxd13 gene encoding homeobox protein Hox-D13, protein MIRAGSWDMDGLRADAGAAGAAPASSSSSVAAAAAPGQCRGFLSAPVFAGTHSGRAAAAAAAAAAAAAAASSFAYPGTSERTGSASSSSSSAVVAARPEAPPAKECTAPAPTAAAAAPPGAPALGYGYHFGNGYYSCRMSHGVGLQQNALKSSPHASLGGFPVEKYMDVSGLASSSVPTNEVPARAKEVSFYQGYTSPYQHVPGYIDMVSTFGSGEPRHEAYISMEGYQSWTLANGWNSQVYCAKDQPQGSHFWKSSFPGDVALNQPDMCVYRRGRKKRVPYTKLQLKELENEYAINKFINKDKRRRISAATNLSERQVTIWFQNRRVKDKKIVSKLKDTVS, encoded by the exons ATGATCCGTGCTGGGAGCTGGGACATGGACGGGCTGCGGGCGGACGCCGGGGCCGCCGGGGCCGCCCcggcctcctcctcttcctcggtggcggcggcagcggcTCCCGGCCAGTGCCGCGGTTTCCTTTCCGCTCCAGTATTCGCTGGGACACATTCAGGGCGGGCGGCAGCCGCAGCGGCGGCAGctgcggcagcggcggcggcggcctcCAGCTTTGCATACCCGGGGACCTCTGAGCGCACCGGCTCTGCCTCATCGTCATCGTCTTCGGCTGTGGTTGCTGCGCGCCCAGAGGCTCCCCCAGCCAAAGAGTGCACAGCGCCTGCACCCACAGCGGCCGCTGCAGCACCACCGGGCGCTCCAGCGCTGGGCTACGGCTACCACTTCGGCAACGGCTACTATAGCTGCCGTATGTCGCACGGCGTGGGCTTACAGCAGAATGCTCTCAAGTCGTCCCCGCACGCCTCTCTGGGAGGCTTCCCGGTGGAGAAGTACATGGACGTGTCAGGCCTGGCGAGCAGCAGTGTACCGACTAACGAGGTGCCCGCACGAGCCAAGGAGGTGTCCTTCTACCAGGGCTACACGAGCCCCTACCAACACGTGCCTGGGTATATCGACATGGTGTCCACCTTCGGCTCCGGGGAGCCTCGGCACGAGGCATATATCTCCATGGAGGGCTACCAGTCCTGGACGCTGGCCAACGGGTGGAACAGCCAGGTGTACTGCGCCAAGGACCAGCCACAGGGGTCCCACTTTTGGAAATCATCCTTTCCAG GGGATGTGGCTTTAAATCAGCCGGACATGTGTGTCTACCGacggggaaggaagaaaagagtgcCCTACACCAAACTGCAGCTCAAAGAACTGGAGAACGAGTATGCCATTAACAAGTTCATTAACAAGGACAAGCGGCGGCGGATTTCAGCTGCCACGAACCTATCCGAGAGACAAGTGACCATTTGGTTTCAGAACCGAAGAGTGAAGGACAAGAAAATTGTCTCCAAGCTCAAAGATACTGTCTCCTGA